One region of Thermococcus sp. MAR1 genomic DNA includes:
- a CDS encoding hydrophobe/amphiphile efflux-3 (HAE3) family transporter, translating to MKLLRSASRIIVRYRVAFVLIAMFLLVVSVYGIQNLRFESDLRTMLPENHPAITDYTALQNEFQSGDSTLIVVKVNSIEPGGVYDIRDPKVIEAVYELEQRLRQREYVTDTVSIADIYMQVLGRLPKNEEEAKFVLDALPPEERYSLVSRDYTTTIIAVTISREKKTETLVRVYEGIERDIESVKFPQNVEVIQTGNIGITYRILELLQRDLNKTMAISFILVIALLLYFYRSPVKAAIPLIPLIFGVTMTLGFMGLMGIPLDLATTTVGAMMIGMGIDYGIHVTNRYYEERKRGRSIEEAAEEAVAETGKALLGAALTTIAGFAAMYLSSLPMLHHLATALILGLSLAALNAVVITPAVIILEEEVMKHLKGHYVVPEIRSHSGVVGKAFHNLGEAIRKKPITFLAAVFLITLFFGYGITQVTTEVRLEKFIPKGMPEIEALTDIRSDFGGQDELYVLLKANDVRNPTIVRAIYRFENGIKADSYYNGVFDSESIADIVHREYGYIPNDEGKIKSALEKSQGVNLVSRDYSMTLIKFKGDFGGASMDDFRRIMRYFEEETARAQKTEFPPGVRLSLTGDIYLNYVLDQLTKVEINRISMYGTAFVVLIVLLLFRRPKVSMAMITPMFLGALWTVGFMGWAGIPFTQSLAGVISMIVGLGVDYGMHLTHRFLEEMNEGNPRPIVTSVESVGPGILAGALTTAGGFLALLAGELPTIHDFGTTLAFGIFASMFAAYLVTPALLQVFYGRNLGGGSE from the coding sequence ATGAAACTGCTGAGGAGCGCCTCAAGGATCATCGTAAGGTACAGGGTGGCCTTTGTGCTGATCGCCATGTTTCTGTTAGTTGTTTCGGTATACGGCATCCAGAACCTTCGGTTTGAGAGCGACCTCAGAACCATGCTGCCCGAGAACCATCCTGCCATAACCGACTATACTGCTTTGCAGAATGAATTCCAGAGTGGTGACAGCACTCTGATAGTCGTTAAGGTGAACTCAATAGAGCCTGGAGGAGTCTATGACATCCGCGACCCAAAGGTCATTGAGGCCGTTTACGAGCTCGAGCAGAGGCTCAGGCAGAGGGAGTACGTAACGGACACGGTGAGCATCGCAGATATCTACATGCAGGTTCTTGGACGGCTCCCAAAGAACGAGGAGGAGGCAAAGTTCGTCCTGGATGCGCTCCCGCCGGAGGAAAGGTACAGTCTCGTCAGCAGGGACTACACGACGACGATAATAGCCGTGACTATAAGCAGGGAGAAGAAAACGGAGACCCTCGTGAGGGTCTACGAGGGCATAGAGAGGGACATAGAAAGCGTCAAGTTCCCCCAGAACGTTGAGGTCATCCAGACGGGAAACATCGGCATAACCTACCGCATACTGGAACTCCTCCAGAGGGACCTCAACAAGACCATGGCAATATCGTTTATCCTCGTCATAGCCCTGCTCCTGTACTTCTATCGCTCCCCGGTAAAAGCTGCCATCCCGCTCATTCCCCTCATCTTCGGCGTCACGATGACGCTCGGTTTTATGGGACTGATGGGCATTCCCCTCGATTTGGCCACGACAACCGTCGGGGCGATGATGATAGGTATGGGCATAGACTACGGAATCCACGTGACCAACCGCTATTACGAGGAGAGAAAAAGGGGAAGAAGCATAGAGGAAGCGGCCGAGGAAGCTGTCGCGGAAACCGGAAAGGCCCTCTTAGGTGCGGCGCTTACAACCATAGCGGGTTTTGCTGCGATGTACCTATCAAGCCTCCCGATGCTCCATCATCTTGCCACCGCGCTGATCCTCGGTTTAAGTTTGGCCGCGCTCAACGCCGTCGTGATAACCCCCGCGGTCATAATCCTTGAGGAGGAGGTAATGAAACACCTGAAAGGCCACTACGTGGTACCGGAGATTCGCTCCCACTCGGGAGTGGTGGGAAAAGCTTTTCACAACCTCGGGGAGGCCATAAGAAAAAAGCCAATCACATTTTTAGCGGCGGTGTTTCTGATAACCCTCTTCTTCGGCTACGGCATAACCCAGGTGACCACTGAGGTCAGGCTTGAGAAGTTCATCCCCAAAGGTATGCCGGAGATCGAGGCTTTAACGGACATCAGGAGTGACTTCGGCGGGCAGGACGAGCTGTACGTCCTCCTTAAGGCGAACGATGTCAGGAATCCAACCATCGTCAGAGCCATATACCGCTTCGAGAACGGGATAAAGGCGGACTCCTACTACAACGGCGTCTTTGACTCGGAGAGCATCGCTGACATCGTGCATCGCGAGTACGGCTACATCCCCAACGATGAGGGGAAGATAAAGAGCGCCCTGGAGAAGAGCCAGGGCGTAAACCTGGTCTCAAGAGACTATTCCATGACCCTTATCAAGTTCAAGGGCGACTTCGGAGGAGCAAGCATGGATGACTTCAGGAGGATAATGCGCTATTTTGAGGAGGAAACGGCGAGGGCGCAGAAGACCGAATTCCCACCGGGCGTGAGGCTTTCCCTCACGGGAGACATATACCTGAACTACGTACTCGACCAGCTCACGAAGGTCGAGATAAACCGCATCTCGATGTACGGAACGGCTTTTGTCGTGTTGATAGTGCTCCTCCTCTTCAGGAGACCCAAGGTTTCGATGGCGATGATAACACCGATGTTTTTGGGCGCCCTCTGGACGGTTGGCTTCATGGGATGGGCCGGGATACCGTTCACCCAGAGTCTGGCCGGGGTTATCTCAATGATAGTGGGCCTGGGCGTTGACTACGGCATGCACCTCACCCACCGCTTCCTCGAGGAGATGAACGAGGGCAACCCCAGGCCAATAGTCACGTCGGTTGAGAGCGTCGGACCCGGCATACTGGCCGGTGCCCTGACAACGGCCGGCGGCTTTCTGGCTTTGCTCGCCGGTGAGCTGCCTACCATACACGACTTCGGAACCACGCTTGCCTTTGGAATATTTGCATCCATGTTTGCCGCTTACCTCGTAACCCCTGCACTGCTGCAGGTCTTTTACGGAAGAAATCTTGGAGGTGGTAGTGAATGA
- a CDS encoding COG1361 S-layer family protein produces MKKIGPILGLMLITAMLSGSVSASTGSPLFEGYLSKGEAILVGPLIVTLTDTQKDYGSGDYYAFLMIMKDGRILNAEYKTILVPDPSKIQRLLLDPEFLLAMAQTMGYDVTQCEQYVNNSAEFNACLIANAYGFYQWLNSASPKEIGEAVVKTIEEHPELGISKENILMEITYPEVTPVREGETVEVSVDNRTVYVTVNEIYPNGVRISISGPPEWRAATAPGMIISNVEMPSTVQPGDTVTVKVHLRNEGARKVRYINVFVTPAPMSFNDSSSIASAISMALSQSGVSQSVFYPEGSAVQYIEYLEGKENATLTFRIKINPNADVGTYPLYVGVVYFTGLGANMRMVQSYNFVALTVKKPREAFVEITKVETEPREISPGDTFTVCFTLENTGAEPVKALSLKISSYKVPVQGEIKNVDLSALSQLPLQGSEQLSQSLQDALNGIMAQLAKQNIEAFLPIGEDNVKYLSELQPGENATLEFRIKANEKLENGIYPLRIELKYLTEPNEKEITDERLVGIDVTGKAKLILSRVSTSPGKIIPGTDNVEVDFQVDNVGTGTARTVIVKPMPGWPFSLSESSEQVIGLGSLGKGDSAQSSFKINVAENASSGTYEIPLLVTYTNDLGMVKNVTLKVPIIIGSKPNIEVVSVNFAPEPLQGETVNVYIKLKNTGGEKATSVLIEGVVKADQPFSLDKRTDYIGDLAPGATGEGVIVLRIDGNAIPKDYNIQLRIRAVGDPAQGDDNVYVFERTVTVTVKENTKTRTNLRNLAIIIGVLVVIAVVYTYRKKSR; encoded by the coding sequence ATGAAAAAGATTGGACCGATCCTGGGACTGATGCTCATCACCGCGATGCTCTCAGGGAGCGTGAGCGCATCAACCGGAAGTCCTCTCTTCGAGGGCTACCTGAGCAAGGGTGAGGCGATTCTCGTCGGCCCGCTCATAGTAACCCTCACGGACACCCAGAAGGACTACGGGAGCGGCGACTACTACGCCTTCCTCATGATAATGAAGGACGGAAGGATACTCAACGCGGAGTATAAGACGATACTCGTGCCAGATCCAAGCAAGATACAGCGCCTTCTCCTCGATCCGGAGTTTCTACTGGCCATGGCACAGACCATGGGCTACGACGTGACCCAGTGCGAGCAGTACGTGAACAACAGCGCCGAATTCAACGCCTGTCTGATCGCCAACGCCTACGGATTCTACCAGTGGCTGAACTCGGCATCCCCCAAAGAGATAGGGGAGGCAGTCGTGAAGACAATAGAAGAGCATCCCGAACTTGGCATAAGCAAGGAAAACATCCTGATGGAGATAACCTATCCCGAGGTAACCCCCGTTCGAGAAGGAGAAACGGTAGAGGTCAGCGTTGACAACCGGACGGTTTACGTGACAGTCAACGAGATCTATCCGAACGGCGTCAGGATAAGCATAAGCGGGCCCCCCGAGTGGAGAGCCGCAACAGCCCCAGGAATGATAATTTCAAACGTTGAGATGCCGAGCACGGTTCAACCGGGAGACACGGTTACCGTCAAGGTTCACCTCAGGAACGAGGGTGCTAGAAAGGTGCGCTACATCAACGTCTTCGTTACGCCTGCACCGATGAGCTTCAACGACAGCTCCTCAATAGCAAGCGCGATCTCGATGGCCCTCAGCCAAAGTGGGGTCTCGCAGAGTGTCTTCTACCCAGAGGGGAGCGCCGTGCAGTACATCGAGTACCTCGAGGGCAAGGAGAATGCGACTCTAACATTCCGGATAAAGATAAACCCCAACGCCGACGTCGGAACGTATCCCCTCTACGTGGGGGTTGTATATTTCACCGGCCTGGGGGCAAACATGCGCATGGTGCAGAGCTACAACTTCGTGGCTCTCACAGTAAAAAAGCCCAGAGAAGCCTTCGTCGAGATAACCAAGGTCGAGACCGAGCCCAGGGAGATAAGCCCTGGCGATACCTTCACCGTGTGCTTCACCCTTGAGAACACAGGGGCGGAGCCTGTTAAAGCCCTCAGCCTGAAGATAAGCTCATACAAGGTGCCGGTGCAGGGCGAGATAAAGAACGTCGACCTCTCAGCCCTCTCGCAGCTCCCACTCCAGGGGAGCGAGCAGCTGAGCCAGAGCCTGCAGGATGCCCTCAACGGGATAATGGCCCAACTTGCGAAACAGAACATAGAGGCCTTCCTGCCCATCGGGGAGGACAACGTGAAGTATCTCTCAGAGCTTCAGCCCGGGGAGAATGCCACCCTTGAGTTCAGAATCAAGGCCAATGAGAAGCTGGAAAACGGCATATACCCGCTCAGGATAGAGCTGAAGTACCTCACGGAGCCGAACGAGAAGGAGATAACCGACGAGAGGCTGGTCGGAATAGACGTGACCGGGAAAGCAAAGCTGATACTCTCCAGGGTATCAACGTCGCCCGGCAAGATAATCCCCGGGACGGACAACGTTGAGGTCGACTTCCAGGTGGACAACGTTGGAACCGGTACTGCCAGGACGGTAATAGTCAAACCCATGCCGGGGTGGCCCTTCTCGCTCAGCGAGAGCAGCGAGCAGGTAATTGGCCTGGGAAGCCTGGGGAAGGGCGACTCAGCGCAGTCATCGTTCAAGATAAACGTCGCCGAGAACGCCAGCTCCGGAACCTACGAGATACCCCTGCTCGTAACATACACCAACGACCTTGGCATGGTAAAGAACGTAACCCTCAAGGTCCCGATCATAATCGGCTCCAAGCCCAACATCGAGGTCGTCAGTGTGAACTTTGCTCCAGAGCCCCTCCAGGGGGAGACCGTCAACGTCTACATCAAGCTGAAGAACACGGGCGGTGAGAAGGCCACCAGTGTGCTCATCGAAGGGGTTGTAAAGGCAGACCAGCCCTTCAGCCTGGACAAGAGAACGGACTACATCGGCGACCTGGCCCCGGGAGCAACGGGAGAAGGAGTAATCGTGCTCAGGATAGACGGAAACGCGATTCCAAAGGACTACAACATCCAGTTACGCATAAGGGCCGTCGGAGACCCGGCTCAAGGGGACGACAACGTCTACGTCTTCGAGAGAACCGTGACCGTTACAGTAAAGGAGAACACAAAAACCCGGACCAACCTGAGAAACCTCGCCATAATCATCGGAGTGCTCGTGGTCATAGCGGTGGTCTATACCTACAGAAAGAAGTCGAGATGA
- a CDS encoding LEA type 2 family protein: MNWKLLILGVVLIFIIWAGYVAYAAITASPTIHASWGYVDEKTTEIWVDAKLSKPLLVPVSIKNLTVVFSGIPVMRIERFEYKPTKTEVSLVIGVDNRNLVRGLANYLKHGQRGEVEIILNGTFLKAIPLNLDLKKEISENILAYLNFTAESKEFAGGLIKSPALVETTFDWAGERNGKVVLIAHMKLYNPNKFPVPVTKLSFQAYANSIEIGEGETSKETVIPAKGYATIDVRMYINEDSLPKVWEIHVRNGEASRVTADIFLRVNLMGNYYDIKLASYEEIIRTHIIEDLNDLLNQMLG; this comes from the coding sequence ATGAACTGGAAGCTACTGATACTCGGCGTGGTGTTGATATTCATCATATGGGCAGGCTACGTGGCGTACGCGGCCATAACGGCAAGCCCAACGATTCACGCCAGCTGGGGCTACGTGGACGAGAAGACGACCGAGATATGGGTGGACGCAAAACTGAGCAAACCCCTGCTCGTTCCGGTATCAATCAAAAACCTAACGGTTGTCTTTTCAGGGATCCCTGTAATGAGAATAGAGAGATTCGAGTACAAACCCACAAAAACAGAGGTATCCCTGGTCATAGGGGTAGACAACAGGAACCTCGTGAGGGGCCTGGCAAATTATTTAAAACATGGGCAGAGGGGAGAAGTCGAGATAATCCTCAACGGAACGTTCCTAAAAGCCATACCCTTGAATCTAGACCTGAAAAAAGAGATAAGTGAAAATATCCTCGCTTACCTTAACTTCACCGCTGAGAGCAAAGAATTCGCCGGTGGGCTGATCAAGAGCCCAGCGCTGGTTGAGACCACATTTGACTGGGCGGGAGAAAGGAATGGAAAAGTAGTCTTGATAGCCCATATGAAGCTTTACAATCCCAACAAATTCCCGGTTCCCGTGACAAAACTCAGTTTTCAAGCGTACGCCAACAGCATCGAAATCGGTGAAGGAGAAACCTCAAAAGAGACGGTCATTCCAGCGAAGGGATACGCGACCATCGACGTAAGGATGTACATTAATGAGGACTCACTGCCCAAGGTCTGGGAAATCCACGTAAGAAACGGCGAGGCAAGCAGAGTGACAGCAGACATTTTCCTGAGGGTGAACCTTATGGGCAATTACTACGACATCAAACTGGCAAGCTACGAGGAAATAATCCGGACGCACATAATTGAAGACCTCAACGACCTCCTCAACCAGATGCTCGGCTGA
- a CDS encoding DUF3201 domain-containing protein translates to MNVREIHEFLNEMWENIFTLNEELKLELPKEGFKVEDVEEAFGAYIFLDGEWRLMKYPHPAFEIKPQIEVGATPESYYFVVAVPKERISENFVGLFVEIFPRSFIYGAQDFLSDIYNWRRDGRVSPTEILEKIGKSDEEVFQFEANFGSVGALKQGLMRLIDIGKRFEIFDL, encoded by the coding sequence ATGAACGTGAGAGAGATTCACGAGTTCCTAAACGAGATGTGGGAGAACATATTCACCCTCAACGAGGAGCTTAAGCTGGAGCTCCCGAAGGAGGGCTTTAAGGTTGAAGACGTCGAGGAGGCCTTCGGGGCCTACATCTTTCTCGACGGTGAGTGGAGGCTCATGAAGTACCCCCACCCAGCGTTCGAGATAAAGCCTCAGATAGAGGTCGGTGCAACCCCGGAGAGCTACTACTTCGTCGTCGCCGTTCCAAAGGAGAGGATAAGCGAGAACTTCGTGGGCCTGTTCGTTGAGATATTCCCAAGGAGCTTCATATACGGCGCCCAGGACTTCCTCAGCGACATCTACAACTGGAGGCGCGACGGAAGGGTCTCCCCTACCGAGATACTTGAGAAGATTGGGAAAAGCGATGAGGAGGTTTTCCAGTTCGAGGCGAACTTTGGAAGCGTGGGGGCGTTAAAGCAGGGGCTGATGAGGTTGATAGACATCGGAAAGCGCTTCGAAATCTTCGATCTCTGA
- a CDS encoding RsmB/NOP family class I SAM-dependent RNA methyltransferase: MYADAFPEELREYYRRLFGSEAEEIMASLRTPVEKYYIRVNTLKTSRSKLMSILRREGLKPKRSPYLKEGIYFEREGPNFPDDYEPGLPVVRANKFASESVYQGAMLYAPGVLQADKRIKPGDEVQIRDPRGLLVGIGIARMSAKEMVVSTRGVAVEVTLPKFKLPSLSELESFREGLFYAQSLPSMVVAHVLEPSEEELIVDMAAAPGGKTSHIAQLMQNRGEIIAIDKSRNRLKKMEEELKRLGVKNVKPIHMDSRKLPELGIEADKILLDAPCTALGIRPKLWENRTPRDIIATARYQRHFINAAIKSLRMGGVLVYSTCTLSYEENEANVRYILSKGLKLEEQSIFIGSSGMGIDEVQRFYPNRHLTQGFFIARFRKV, encoded by the coding sequence ATGTACGCCGATGCTTTCCCCGAGGAGCTGAGGGAGTATTACCGGAGGCTCTTCGGGAGCGAGGCTGAGGAGATAATGGCCTCCCTCAGAACGCCGGTGGAGAAGTACTACATCAGGGTAAACACGCTAAAGACCAGCAGGTCAAAGCTTATGAGCATCCTCCGGAGGGAGGGGCTTAAACCCAAGAGGAGCCCCTACCTCAAGGAGGGGATATACTTCGAGAGGGAAGGCCCGAACTTCCCGGACGACTATGAACCCGGCCTACCCGTGGTAAGGGCCAACAAGTTCGCGAGCGAGAGCGTCTACCAGGGTGCGATGCTCTACGCCCCCGGTGTCCTCCAGGCGGACAAGAGAATAAAACCCGGCGACGAGGTTCAGATAAGAGACCCCAGAGGTCTGCTCGTCGGAATAGGCATCGCCAGAATGAGCGCCAAGGAGATGGTGGTCTCGACGCGCGGAGTGGCGGTTGAGGTCACCCTGCCGAAGTTCAAACTGCCCAGCCTGAGCGAGCTGGAGTCCTTTAGAGAGGGCCTCTTCTACGCCCAGAGTTTGCCCTCGATGGTTGTGGCTCACGTTCTTGAGCCGAGCGAGGAGGAGCTGATAGTGGACATGGCGGCCGCTCCCGGAGGGAAGACAAGCCACATAGCCCAGCTCATGCAGAACAGGGGCGAGATAATAGCGATAGACAAGTCGAGGAACAGGCTCAAAAAGATGGAGGAGGAACTGAAGAGGCTCGGCGTGAAGAACGTTAAGCCCATCCACATGGACTCGCGGAAGCTTCCCGAGCTGGGAATCGAGGCGGACAAGATACTCCTCGACGCACCGTGCACCGCCTTAGGAATAAGACCGAAGCTCTGGGAGAACAGGACGCCGAGGGACATAATAGCTACTGCACGCTACCAGAGGCACTTCATCAACGCCGCCATAAAGTCCCTCAGAATGGGCGGTGTTCTCGTTTACTCCACCTGCACGCTGAGCTATGAGGAGAACGAGGCCAACGTAAGGTACATCCTGAGTAAAGGTTTAAAGCTCGAAGAGCAGAGCATCTTTATAGGTTCGAGCGGTATGGGTATCGACGAGGTTCAGAGGTTCTATCCGAACAGACACCTCACTCAGGGCTTCTTCATAGCCCGCTTCAGGAAGGTGTAG
- a CDS encoding lysylphosphatidylglycerol synthase transmembrane domain-containing protein, protein MEWKKYSLLGVGLLIIILLLWWAGTGDVLNILKTARPDYFLLAVLAYVLAVIMWALRWRVLLKSLGIKVPMKTIVGGLFVGIFINNVTPGARGGGEPVRMYYVSKRTGEPYGHIFATIMMDRIMDVIPVVVMLLLATVHVYRLGSFTLTLTIFLLDVVFAAITLATVGILLSERRTKGILYWFYRQFGRIMPKKAMKYEERFIRAVEVDVPRFQENFKVLMRHKVAFTLSLLYSFAFWFLVLLRSYFIFISINSPIGLPDVMVVQMIGIVVGMFSVIPGGAGLIEAINSAVYVLLGIDKEIAVTATLLERLISYWAPTAIGAGVMTHFGIKVSQDRKLEAKDDKDINDESQ, encoded by the coding sequence ATGGAGTGGAAGAAGTACTCCCTCCTGGGCGTTGGCCTGCTCATAATCATCCTGCTCCTCTGGTGGGCTGGAACAGGCGACGTGCTGAATATACTCAAAACCGCCAGGCCGGACTACTTCCTCTTGGCGGTTCTGGCCTACGTCCTGGCGGTAATCATGTGGGCTCTCCGCTGGCGCGTTCTGCTCAAGAGCCTCGGGATAAAGGTCCCGATGAAGACAATAGTCGGCGGCCTCTTCGTAGGCATCTTCATAAACAACGTGACCCCCGGCGCGAGGGGTGGGGGCGAGCCGGTCAGGATGTACTACGTCTCCAAGAGAACCGGCGAGCCCTACGGCCACATTTTTGCCACCATAATGATGGACAGGATAATGGACGTTATTCCGGTCGTCGTGATGCTCCTCCTGGCGACGGTCCACGTTTACCGGCTCGGCTCCTTTACCCTCACGCTGACAATATTCCTCCTGGACGTTGTTTTCGCCGCCATAACCCTGGCCACCGTTGGAATCCTCCTCAGTGAGAGGAGAACCAAGGGGATTCTTTACTGGTTCTACCGCCAGTTCGGAAGGATAATGCCCAAGAAGGCCATGAAGTACGAAGAGCGGTTTATCAGGGCCGTCGAGGTTGACGTCCCCAGGTTCCAGGAGAACTTCAAGGTGCTGATGAGACACAAGGTGGCCTTCACCCTCTCCCTTCTGTACTCCTTCGCCTTCTGGTTCCTCGTCCTGCTGCGCTCCTACTTCATCTTCATCAGCATAAACAGCCCCATCGGCCTCCCGGACGTCATGGTAGTTCAGATGATAGGCATAGTCGTCGGAATGTTCTCGGTAATACCCGGCGGAGCTGGGCTGATAGAGGCCATTAACTCCGCGGTTTACGTGCTCCTTGGGATAGACAAGGAGATAGCGGTGACCGCGACGCTGCTGGAGAGGCTGATATCCTACTGGGCACCGACGGCAATAGGAGCCGGAGTAATGACCCACTTCGGCATCAAGGTGAGTCAGGACAGGAAGCTGGAAGCAAAGGACGACAAGGATATAAACGATGAATCCCAATAA
- a CDS encoding lysylphosphatidylglycerol synthase transmembrane domain-containing protein, producing MDWKKIAFFAGALIIIGGLINWAGAQGIAEILKDSDLKYFLLAILVYVVTLVAWALRWQVLLSGLGIKAPFRAVFSAIFVGMFFNNISPGAKGLGEFIRVYYLAKRARSPYGLMTASVMMDRILDLVPVAVMMVLATLHVYRLGQIELTVLIIVLDVILMGFTALVVWLLMGETRAPRAVWRIYRLYHRILSGRAEKQRDFFRNIAENTIPRLQSDFRLLSKDKTVTIVATFHSFVYWGLTIVRYYLIFLAIRYPIAPIDITVVLVVSMVVGMFAIVPGGAGIIEAVNSAVFIALGINPEHAVTGVILERLLSFWGPTVIGSLVTADYKPEAPEEMPVTAPDEKTLKKGMEETDERDGG from the coding sequence ATGGACTGGAAAAAGATAGCGTTCTTCGCAGGGGCACTCATAATCATAGGCGGTCTCATCAACTGGGCAGGTGCCCAGGGTATAGCGGAAATCCTGAAGGATTCAGACCTGAAGTACTTTCTCCTCGCCATTCTGGTGTACGTCGTAACCCTGGTGGCCTGGGCCCTCAGGTGGCAGGTTCTCCTAAGTGGGCTCGGCATAAAAGCCCCGTTCAGGGCCGTTTTCTCTGCAATCTTCGTCGGGATGTTCTTCAACAACATCAGCCCCGGGGCAAAGGGACTCGGAGAGTTCATAAGGGTTTACTATCTGGCAAAGAGGGCCAGAAGCCCCTACGGTCTGATGACGGCCAGCGTTATGATGGATAGGATTTTGGATCTCGTTCCGGTCGCCGTTATGATGGTTCTAGCCACGCTCCACGTTTACCGGCTTGGGCAGATCGAGCTGACCGTGCTGATAATAGTGCTCGACGTTATTCTGATGGGGTTCACAGCCCTCGTGGTCTGGCTCCTCATGGGCGAGACCAGGGCCCCGCGTGCTGTATGGAGAATATACCGGCTCTACCACAGGATATTGTCGGGGAGAGCCGAGAAGCAGAGGGATTTTTTCAGGAACATAGCCGAGAACACAATACCACGTCTCCAGTCGGACTTCCGGCTACTCTCCAAAGACAAAACCGTTACAATCGTTGCCACATTCCACTCCTTCGTTTACTGGGGCCTCACGATAGTCCGCTACTACCTGATCTTCCTCGCGATACGCTATCCAATAGCACCCATCGATATAACCGTCGTCCTGGTCGTCTCGATGGTCGTTGGTATGTTCGCCATTGTTCCGGGAGGGGCGGGCATAATCGAGGCAGTCAATTCAGCCGTCTTCATAGCGCTCGGTATAAACCCCGAGCACGCTGTTACGGGCGTCATCCTGGAGAGGTTGCTGTCCTTCTGGGGCCCGACGGTCATAGGTTCACTCGTGACCGCAGACTACAAACCTGAGGCCCCTGAGGAGATGCCAGTTACCGCACCGGACGAGAAAACTCTGAAAAAGGGAATGGAAGAAACGGACGAAAGGGATGGAGGATGA
- a CDS encoding NAD(+) kinase gives MRFGIVARRDREAALKLAYRVYDFLKVSGYEVCVDTETHRHLPEFREEDVCPLEEFDVDFIIVIGGDGTILRVEHRTKKDIPILGINMGTLGFLTEVEPHEAFFALSKLLEGDYHLDERIKLRTYLNGRNIVPDALNEVAVLTGIPGKIIHLKYYIDGGLADEIRADGLIVSTPTGSTGYAMSAGGPFVDPRLDVIVIAPLAPIALSSRPMIVPSYSTIDIKNIALTREIILAIDGQFYTYLEPGTEITVRLSPRKAKFVRFTREVYPKYTMKIKRKF, from the coding sequence ATGAGGTTCGGGATAGTGGCCAGGAGGGACCGGGAGGCGGCACTCAAGCTCGCCTACCGCGTCTACGACTTCCTCAAGGTCAGCGGGTACGAAGTATGCGTCGACACTGAGACTCACAGACATCTCCCGGAGTTCCGGGAGGAGGACGTATGCCCCCTTGAGGAGTTCGATGTTGACTTCATAATCGTTATCGGCGGCGATGGAACGATACTGAGGGTGGAGCACAGAACCAAGAAGGACATACCCATCCTCGGAATCAACATGGGCACCCTGGGATTCCTCACCGAGGTCGAGCCTCACGAGGCCTTCTTCGCCCTCAGCAAGCTCCTTGAAGGGGACTACCACCTGGACGAGCGCATAAAGCTTAGAACCTACCTGAACGGGAGAAACATCGTCCCCGACGCTCTGAACGAGGTCGCGGTTCTGACAGGAATCCCCGGAAAGATAATCCACCTCAAGTACTACATAGACGGCGGCCTTGCCGACGAGATAAGGGCCGACGGCCTGATAGTATCGACGCCAACGGGCTCGACGGGCTACGCTATGAGCGCCGGTGGCCCCTTCGTCGATCCCAGGCTGGACGTGATCGTTATAGCCCCCCTTGCACCCATAGCGCTGAGCTCCCGGCCGATGATAGTACCATCTTACAGCACGATAGACATCAAGAACATAGCCCTCACAAGGGAGATAATCCTCGCAATAGACGGGCAGTTCTACACCTACCTGGAACCGGGAACCGAGATAACTGTGAGGCTCTCCCCGAGAAAGGCCAAGTTCGTTAGGTTTACGAGGGAAGTTTACCCGAAGTACACGATGAAGATCAAGAGGAAGTTCTGA